A window of the Euzebya pacifica genome harbors these coding sequences:
- a CDS encoding helicase-associated domain-containing protein: MRPSSDRISALRRMAAPDLAALLGRVPALAESLDGTGPLAPASDYDLGPLVTRSDRTLTHLAVLMASPRGVTTTIGSLNRLERQLLLVAALNDGAVEREQVVGEAGNHLELDRAQSALAHLLLAHPAYEQGEWLVLRPGVLRYVPFPGIRMYDALQSLSGSDLDMLLQRLGEVDDLPYRHEDRRRLVGQLMRRRDVAQGIRDQLDPDAQRVLDVLVEHGSQRVADLGLPPFDPWDRRGGPLHEVVQRGMAGVDTAKQRAYVWLDVAYGLRERMFDDWPLSPPPVQPQPLHDPGPRTPAVLRRLQMLLELWAGEPAPGLASGGLGVRPIRAAAKGFGVTPESIGLLAHLAIDLGLLGQTEEGEWAPTPALPGFLSRPPAQQWSALVTAYRQASTFDEHEGLPTRWSGEMVWPPPMAQRRVVLDVLSTLEQGTGVDDETLVELCDWRSPEALGRHGAEQIIAALRVLDLVPSSGAVGLTAAARALWDGGVEAATLALGPVVEQIVVQADHSVIAPPGLSPRVAGQLGAIAELESDAGAQIWRITAKKVAEALADGRTRDEIVTFLTETSSVPPPGNVLVTVDDVAARHGRVRAGVVGSYLRGDDPADVAAAAAVSAAKLRVLAPTVAVSPLSREAMIKALRTRGIIAVAEDGDGALVPPRRTSGVALDDTGLPQEIDRGATPDTMTLAEELLAAEGASR, from the coding sequence ATGCGCCCCTCGTCGGACCGGATCTCCGCGTTGCGGAGGATGGCAGCCCCGGACCTGGCCGCCCTGCTCGGGCGGGTGCCTGCCCTTGCCGAGTCGCTGGACGGCACCGGTCCGCTCGCCCCGGCCAGCGACTACGACCTCGGGCCGCTCGTGACCCGCAGCGACCGCACGCTGACCCACCTCGCCGTGCTCATGGCCTCGCCTCGTGGCGTGACCACCACCATCGGGTCGCTCAACCGGCTGGAGCGCCAGCTGCTGCTCGTGGCCGCACTCAACGACGGTGCCGTCGAACGCGAGCAGGTCGTCGGCGAAGCGGGCAACCACCTCGAGCTCGACCGTGCCCAATCGGCGCTGGCCCACCTCCTGCTGGCCCACCCCGCCTACGAGCAGGGCGAATGGCTGGTCCTCCGTCCGGGGGTGCTGCGGTACGTGCCGTTCCCGGGGATCCGCATGTACGACGCGCTGCAGTCGCTGTCGGGGTCGGACCTGGACATGCTGCTGCAACGCCTCGGTGAGGTCGACGACCTGCCCTACCGCCACGAGGATCGCCGTCGGCTGGTCGGCCAGCTGATGCGGCGACGCGACGTGGCGCAGGGGATCCGCGACCAGCTGGACCCCGACGCCCAGCGGGTGCTGGACGTGCTGGTCGAGCACGGCAGCCAGCGGGTTGCCGACCTGGGCCTGCCACCGTTCGACCCGTGGGACCGTCGGGGCGGGCCGCTGCACGAGGTCGTCCAGCGCGGGATGGCCGGCGTGGACACCGCCAAGCAACGGGCCTACGTGTGGCTGGACGTGGCCTACGGCCTGCGCGAGCGGATGTTCGACGACTGGCCGTTGTCGCCGCCACCGGTGCAGCCCCAGCCGCTGCACGACCCCGGCCCGCGCACCCCGGCGGTGCTGCGACGGCTGCAGATGCTGCTGGAGCTGTGGGCCGGCGAACCCGCACCGGGCCTGGCGTCGGGCGGCCTCGGGGTGCGGCCGATCCGGGCGGCTGCCAAGGGGTTCGGGGTCACGCCCGAGTCCATCGGCCTGCTCGCCCACCTGGCCATCGACCTGGGTCTGCTCGGACAGACCGAAGAGGGGGAATGGGCCCCCACGCCGGCGCTGCCGGGCTTCCTGTCGCGGCCGCCGGCGCAGCAGTGGTCGGCGCTGGTGACCGCCTACCGCCAGGCGTCCACCTTCGACGAGCACGAGGGCCTGCCGACCCGGTGGAGCGGCGAGATGGTGTGGCCACCGCCGATGGCGCAGCGCCGCGTCGTGCTCGACGTGCTGTCCACGCTTGAGCAGGGGACCGGCGTCGACGACGAGACGCTGGTCGAACTGTGCGACTGGCGTTCGCCCGAGGCGCTGGGTCGTCACGGCGCCGAGCAGATCATCGCCGCCCTGCGGGTGCTCGACCTCGTCCCCTCCTCCGGTGCGGTCGGCCTGACCGCGGCCGCCAGGGCGTTGTGGGACGGCGGGGTCGAGGCGGCGACGCTGGCGCTCGGGCCGGTCGTCGAGCAGATCGTCGTGCAGGCCGACCACAGCGTGATCGCCCCACCTGGCCTGTCCCCGCGGGTGGCCGGCCAGCTGGGGGCGATCGCCGAGCTCGAGTCCGACGCCGGCGCACAGATCTGGCGCATCACCGCGAAGAAGGTTGCCGAGGCGCTGGCCGACGGACGGACCCGCGACGAGATCGTGACGTTCCTGACCGAGACGTCCAGCGTCCCGCCACCCGGCAACGTGCTGGTCACCGTCGATGACGTGGCCGCCCGCCACGGTCGGGTGCGGGCCGGGGTCGTGGGGTCCTACCTCCGCGGCGACGACCCGGCGGACGTGGCGGCGGCTGCGGCGGTGTCGGCCGCCAAGCTGCGTGTGCTGGCGCCGACGGTCGCGGTCAGCCCGCTGTCGCGCGAGGCCATGATCAAGGCGCTGCGGACCCGCGGGATCATCGCGGTGGCCGAGGACGGCGACGGTGCGCTGGTGCCGCCGCGACGCACCAGCGGGGTGGCCCTGGACGACACCGGGCTCCCGCAGGAGATCGACCGAGGCGCCACCCCCGACACGATGACCCTCGCCGAGGAGCTGCTGGCGGCCGAGGGGGCGTCCCGATGA
- a CDS encoding DNA repair helicase XPB has product MSLLGGQAPAGMPDPTNPLIVQSDLTVLLETAAPRAAEARGALSRFAELDKAPEHIQTYRITPLTLWNAAASGLTAAEATTTLTGFAKYPVPPAVLTEVAEQIGRYGRLRLVRDFDSGGLAITTDEPSLLDTLVAHDRVAPLVGDRLDGNRFAVRIGDRGALKQALVTLGWPPSDEAGYDDGAQLPIDLTCEPRPYQGDAVASWWADGSAAGGNGVLVLPCGAGKTIIGLAAMVQAGTKTLVIATSVMAARQWINEAIDKTDLTADQVGEYSGETKDVKPLTVATYQILTWRQPGVAEDADEELAHPHLSLFNREPWGLVVYDEVHLLPAPVFRATSRIQAIRRLGLTATLVREDGREEDVFSLIGPKRYDAPWKELEAQGWIAPATCTEVRVDLPEDLRMAYATAKPQQRYRLAATAPAKLKAVDRLVERHRGDRILVIGQYLDQLKQVATHLDAPLITGQTSQTVREERFNAFRDGDIELLVVSKIANFSIDLPEANVAIQISGAFGSRQEEAQRLGRIIRPKANGGQASFYTVVARETIDATFAANRQRFLTEQGYAYDITDLARL; this is encoded by the coding sequence ATGAGCCTGCTCGGCGGCCAGGCGCCGGCGGGCATGCCCGATCCGACCAACCCGCTGATCGTGCAGTCCGACCTGACGGTGCTGCTGGAGACGGCCGCGCCCCGGGCGGCGGAGGCCCGCGGTGCCCTGTCCCGGTTCGCCGAGCTCGACAAGGCCCCCGAGCACATCCAGACCTACCGGATCACCCCGCTGACGTTGTGGAACGCCGCGGCGTCGGGGTTGACGGCGGCAGAGGCCACGACGACGTTGACCGGCTTCGCCAAGTACCCGGTCCCCCCGGCGGTGCTGACGGAGGTCGCCGAGCAGATCGGCCGCTACGGCCGGTTGCGCCTGGTACGCGACTTCGACTCGGGCGGCCTGGCGATCACCACCGACGAGCCGTCGCTGCTGGACACCCTCGTCGCCCACGACCGGGTGGCGCCGCTGGTCGGTGATCGGTTGGACGGCAACCGCTTCGCCGTGCGAATCGGCGACCGCGGGGCCCTCAAGCAGGCGTTGGTGACGCTCGGCTGGCCGCCGTCGGACGAGGCCGGCTACGACGACGGGGCACAGCTGCCGATCGACCTGACCTGCGAACCGCGGCCCTACCAGGGTGATGCGGTGGCGTCGTGGTGGGCCGATGGGTCCGCCGCGGGCGGCAACGGCGTGCTGGTGCTGCCCTGCGGGGCGGGCAAGACGATCATCGGCCTGGCCGCGATGGTGCAGGCGGGGACCAAGACGTTGGTCATCGCGACGTCGGTGATGGCCGCCCGGCAGTGGATCAACGAGGCGATCGACAAGACCGACCTGACGGCGGATCAGGTCGGGGAGTACTCGGGGGAGACCAAGGACGTCAAGCCGCTGACCGTCGCGACCTACCAGATCCTCACGTGGCGCCAGCCCGGGGTGGCCGAGGACGCCGACGAGGAGCTGGCCCATCCGCACCTGTCGTTGTTCAACCGCGAGCCCTGGGGCCTGGTGGTCTACGACGAGGTCCACCTGCTGCCGGCGCCGGTGTTCCGCGCGACGTCGCGCATCCAGGCGATCCGCCGGCTGGGCCTGACCGCCACGCTGGTCCGCGAGGACGGCCGGGAGGAGGACGTCTTCTCCCTCATCGGTCCCAAGCGGTACGACGCGCCGTGGAAGGAGCTCGAGGCGCAGGGGTGGATCGCCCCGGCAACATGCACCGAGGTCCGCGTGGACCTGCCCGAGGACCTGCGGATGGCGTACGCGACGGCCAAGCCGCAGCAGCGCTACCGGCTGGCGGCGACCGCGCCGGCGAAGCTGAAGGCGGTGGACCGGCTGGTCGAGCGGCATCGCGGCGACCGCATCCTCGTCATCGGGCAGTACCTGGACCAGCTCAAGCAGGTGGCGACGCACCTCGACGCACCCCTGATCACCGGCCAGACCTCCCAGACGGTGCGGGAGGAGCGGTTCAACGCCTTCCGCGACGGCGACATCGAGCTGCTGGTGGTGTCGAAGATCGCCAACTTCTCCATCGACCTGCCCGAGGCCAACGTGGCGATCCAGATCTCGGGCGCCTTCGGATCGCGGCAGGAGGAGGCACAGCGCCTGGGCCGGATCATCCGCCCCAAGGCCAACGGCGGGCAGGCCAGCTTCTACACCGTGGTCGCCCGCGAGACGATCGACGCGACGTTCGCCGCCAACCGCCAGCGCTTCCTGACTGAGCAGGGCTACGCCTACGACATCACCGACCTCGCCCGCCTGTAG
- a CDS encoding SDR family oxidoreductase yields the protein MTELFKVEGKVAVVTGGSRGIGRMIAEGLVSNGVRVYITARKADACDATAAELSEIGECISIPGDMSTEKGVTAFAAAVSEREDQLDILVNNAGAVWGAPIGEFPDEGFDKVLAINVKAPFMLTQALLPLLKASGSAEDPARVINIGSIDGRRVPDTPNYSYSASKAGIHMLTRHMAHHLVHEDITFNAIAPGPFESKMMAYALDDPETRKAIEGVVPRGRIGSPEDVAGTVLYLSSRAGAYLTGAIIPVDGGISTHGSG from the coding sequence ATCACTGAGCTGTTCAAGGTCGAGGGCAAGGTCGCGGTCGTCACCGGCGGGTCGCGCGGGATCGGGAGGATGATCGCCGAGGGCCTCGTGTCCAACGGGGTGCGGGTCTACATCACCGCCCGCAAGGCCGACGCGTGCGACGCCACGGCGGCAGAGCTGAGCGAGATCGGGGAGTGCATCTCCATCCCCGGCGACATGTCGACGGAGAAGGGCGTCACCGCCTTCGCGGCCGCCGTGTCGGAGCGCGAGGACCAGCTCGACATCCTGGTCAACAACGCCGGTGCCGTGTGGGGCGCGCCGATCGGGGAGTTCCCCGACGAGGGCTTCGACAAGGTGCTCGCCATCAACGTCAAGGCGCCGTTCATGCTGACCCAGGCGCTGCTGCCCCTGCTGAAGGCGTCGGGGTCGGCCGAGGACCCGGCCCGCGTCATCAACATCGGGTCGATCGACGGGCGGCGGGTGCCGGACACGCCGAACTACTCGTACTCCGCCTCCAAGGCCGGCATCCACATGCTGACCCGCCACATGGCCCACCACCTGGTCCACGAGGACATCACGTTCAACGCCATCGCGCCGGGCCCGTTCGAGTCGAAGATGATGGCCTACGCCCTGGACGACCCCGAGACGCGGAAGGCCATCGAGGGTGTGGTGCCGCGCGGCCGCATCGGCTCACCGGAGGACGTCGCCGGCACGGTGCTGTACCTCTCCTCCCGTGCGGGTGCCTACCTGACCGGCGCGATCATCCCCGTCGACGGCGGCATCTCCACCCACGGCTCCGGCTGA